The Acidobacteriota bacterium genomic sequence ATCAAGGCTTAAAAATATATCCGGCACCACCGGCGGATTTTTCGCTTGATAAAAAATGCCGACGTTGGCACAGGCTAAAAATTTGCGCTTCCCCTCAACGTCTTTCCACGAAGTGTAAAGTGTGCGGGTGAGCAAGCGTTGCTGTTTCTCCGAAGGGATATTATCCACAGGTTCATCATCCTCCGTGATGAGGTCTTCGATATTTGGCGTATAGAGATTAAGCGCCTGTGACATAAGCTTTCCTCCGCTTGAACTGGCAACCACTCCCAGTTTATGAGTTGCATCCGGTTGCCGTCAATCAGGTCATTTCCTGGCAGCGGGTTTAATGTAGAGCACTGTGCGGTTGGCGGTGCCGAAATATTTTTTTGCAGCGTTGCGCACCTGCTCCGGTGTGACTGCGAGATAACGCTCAAGTTCCGTGTTAATGAGTGACGGGTCATTGTCAAAGAGCGTGTATTCGGCAAGCATCAAGGCGCGACCAAGCGCCGTTTGCACACTGGTGTATTCGCCGTCTTCACCGCCAACGAACTGTCCCAGCCGGTATTGATTTTTAACCTTCGCGAGTTCTTCGCGACTCACCCCTGCGGATTTGATGCGTTCAAATTCGGCTTCGATGAGCGATTGAATTTGTTCGGGCTTGGCATCTTGTTTGAGAATCGAAAAGACCGTAAGCGCCGAAGGTCCGCGCCGTTCATCCATCATGCCCTGCACTTCGAGCGCCACCTGTTTGTCTTTCACCAAGGTTTGATAGAGCCTGGCGCTTTCGCCATCAAACAGTATGGATTTAAGCATGGCTATCGGATAAGCGTCGGGCGCGCGCCGCGGCGGCAGTTTCCAGGCAATGGCAATCGCAGGGGTTTCGGCGTGCGTGTCTTCGGCAAGGTTTTTTTGCAACACGGTTTCAAAAGGTTCCGTGACATCGACAGCAGGCGGCGCGGGTTGTTTCGCTATGGTTGAAAAATATTTGCGCACCAGCGTTTCCGCCTGTGCCAAATCAATGTCACCGGCAATCGCCAGCACCGCGTTATTCGGCGCGTAATAGATTTTGAAAAAATTCTTCACATCGGTGATGGTTGCGGCGTCGAGGTCTGCCATTGAACCGATGGTCGAATGGGCGTTTGCCCAGTTTTTGAAAATCGCTTCGTCCATCTTTGTCAGCGCCGGCCAGTACGCTTGATTATCCACGTTCAAACGTTTCTCTTCCTTAACCGCCTCTTTTTGATTCTGCAAATTGGCGGGCGTAATTTTCAAACTGCGCATGCGGTCGGATTCCAGCCACAAAGCCATTTCCAATTGATTGGATGGCAGAAATTCGTAGTAGTTGGTGTAGTCGGTGTGCGTCGAACCATTCAAAAAACCGCCGTTATTTTCGACATATTTGAAATGCCCGGCTTTTTCGATGTTTTCCGAACCTTGAAACATCATATGCTCGAAAAGGTGCGCAAACCCCGAACGCCCTTTAACTTCGTTGCGCGACCCGACATCGTAATAAACCGCTACGGCGACAACCGGAGCCGCGTGGTCTTCCGAAAGCACCACGCGCAAACCGTTTTCGAGTTGAAATTGTTTAAACGGCACATTGAACGATTGCGCGAAATGAACAGAGATAGATGGGATAAACAGGATGTAAACAAGCGAAAAGCAAACCGCAAGCTTGCATAAATCCGGTTTTGCCTTTTGCCTTTTGCCTTTTGCCTTTTGCCTTAATTTCATTTGGTATTCCTTGAGAAATTAAATCACCCCCATGCGTTTGCCGACTTTTTGAAATGCCGCAAGCGCGCGGTCTAAATCGTCGCGGGTGTGAGCGGCGGAAATCTGGGCGCGAAGTCGGGCTTCGCCTTTCGGAACCACCGGATACCACAGCCCTTTGATGTAGACGCCTTCGGGGAGTAGTTCGCGGCTCATGTCCTGCGCGATGGCAGCTTCACCGAGCATGATCGGCACAATCGCATGCGTACCTTCGATGATAGTGAAACCAAGATCGACAATCTCTTTGCGAAAATAGGCGGTGTTATCCTGCAATTGTTTGACGATGGAAAAATCGCTTTCGATTAAATCGAGCGCGGCAATCGAACCGGCAACCACCGATGGCGGCATGGTATTTGAAAATGTATAAGGACGCGATTTCTGCCTGAGAAATTCAATCAATTCTTTGCGACCGGCAATAAATCCGCCCGATGCGCCGC encodes the following:
- a CDS encoding pitrilysin family protein produces the protein MKLRQKAKGKRQKAKPDLCKLAVCFSLVYILFIPSISVHFAQSFNVPFKQFQLENGLRVVLSEDHAAPVVAVAVYYDVGSRNEVKGRSGFAHLFEHMMFQGSENIEKAGHFKYVENNGGFLNGSTHTDYTNYYEFLPSNQLEMALWLESDRMRSLKITPANLQNQKEAVKEEKRLNVDNQAYWPALTKMDEAIFKNWANAHSTIGSMADLDAATITDVKNFFKIYYAPNNAVLAIAGDIDLAQAETLVRKYFSTIAKQPAPPAVDVTEPFETVLQKNLAEDTHAETPAIAIAWKLPPRRAPDAYPIAMLKSILFDGESARLYQTLVKDKQVALEVQGMMDERRGPSALTVFSILKQDAKPEQIQSLIEAEFERIKSAGVSREELAKVKNQYRLGQFVGGEDGEYTSVQTALGRALMLAEYTLFDNDPSLINTELERYLAVTPEQVRNAAKKYFGTANRTVLYIKPAARK